The DNA segment CGCGAGGGCGTGACGCCATTGCCGGCTGTGGATAACAGCTCGGAACCGGCGTTGGTGCAACTGTTTCTCGAAGAGGCCGGGGATATCCTCGACAGTGCCGACCAGGCGCTGCAGCAGTGGCAGCAGGACAGCGAAAGCGCGTCGAACCTGTCGGCGTTGCAGCATGAGGTGCAAACCCTCAAGGGCGGCGCGCAGATGGCTGCGGTAGGCGCGGTGGAGATTCTCGCCCAGGAGCTGGCGCTGCTCTACGAGGGCCTGGTGGATCGCCGCCTGGGCCCCAGCGCGGCGCTGTTCGAGCTGCTCAAGCGCAGCCATGCGGCGCTGGCCGAGATGCTCGAAAGCCTGCGCGAGGGGCAATCACCAGCCTCGGCGGTAGCGCTGCTCGCGCAGCTGCGTGAGTTTCGCCATGCACCTGCGCCTGCCGAACTGTCAGAATCGCCTCCAGAGGTCGACAGCCCTGGCGACAAGGAACTGCTCGACGTGTTCCTCGAAGAGAGCTCCGACATCGTCGAAAGCTCTGCAGCCGCGCTGGCGCGTTTGCAGGCTGATCCGCGCAGTAGCGTCGAAGTCGAAACCCTGCTGCGTGACCTGCACACGCTCAAAGGCGGCGCACGCATGGTCGAGATCGCCGCCATTGGCGACCTCGCCCACGAACTGGAATTTCTTTACGAATTGCTCGCCGCTGGGCGTTTGCCCGCGACCCCGGCGCTGTTCTCGCTGCTGCAAAACTGCCACGACCGCCTGGCGCACATGCTCGATGCGGTGCGCCTGGGCCAGCCGTTGCATGCCGCCACGGCGCTGATCGACTACATCCGTAACTTCAGCAGCGCCGCCTTGACTGACAGTGTGGCCAGCCAGGGCCCAGCCGACATCGCCCCTGCCGAAGCCCCGGTTGCCGCTGCGGAGCGTGCGCCGGGCGACATGGTCAAGGTCGATGCCGAGCTGCTCGATGACCTGGGCAACCTGGCGGGTGAGCATTCGGTGATCCGTGGGCGTATCGAGCAACAGGTCAACGACGCCCAATTCGCCCTCAACGAGATGGAAACTACCCTTGAGCGGATGCGCGACCAACTGCTGCGCCTGGACATTGAGACCCAGGGGCGCATGTCCAGCCGCTACCAGGCCGAGGGCGACGCCTACGATGACTTCGACCCCCTGGAGATGGACCGCCACTCACAGTTGCAGCAGTTGTCGCGGGCGCTGTTCGAGTCGGCCTCGGACCTGCTCGATCTGAAGGAAACCCTGACCCAGCGTGCTCAGGAAGCGCAGAGCCTCCTGCAACAGCAGGCGCGGGTCAACAGCCAGTTGCAAGAGGGCCTGACCGCCACCTTGATGGTGCCGTTCGAGCGCCTGGTGCCGCGTTTGCAGCGGGTAGTGCGGCAAGTGGCCAGCGAGCTTGGCAAGCAAGTCGAGCTGGTGGTTGGCAATGCTGAGGGCGAGCTCGACCGCAGCGTCCTGGAGCGCATGGTGGCGCCACTGGAGCATATGCTGCGCAATGCCGTCGACCATGGCCTGGAGTCGCGTGACGTGCGCCTGGCGGCGGGCAAGCCTGAGCTGGGCACGATTCACCTGAACCTGCTGCACGAAGGCGCCGACATCGTCATCGAAATGAGCGATGACGGCGCTGGGGTGCCCTTGGCTGCGGTGCGCGACAAGGCCATCAAGCGCGGCTTGCTCGACCCGCAAGCGCGCTTGAGCGATCACGAGATCCTGCAGTTCATCCTGCGGCCAGGCTTCTCCACGGCGGAAAAGATCACGCAGATTTCCGGGCGTGGCTTGGGCATGGATGTGGTCCACGAAGAGGTCAAGCAGCTCGGCGGCTCGATGAGTATCGAATCCAGTCCAGGCAAGGGCGCACGCTTCCTGATTCGCCTGCCGTTCACCGTTTCGATCAACCGGGCATTGATGGTGCACCTGGGTGATGAGCAATACGCGATCCCGCTCAACACCATCGAAGGTATCGTGCGCGTGCCGCCGGCCGAGCTTGCCGCCTGCTACCAGTTGGAGGCGCCGCGTTACGTGTATGCCGGCCATGCCTATCAGTTGCGCTATCTCGGCGAGCTGTTGCAAGGCGGCAGTGCCCGGCCAAGCCTGCTCGGACAAAGCGTGCCGCTGCCGGTGGTGCTGGTGCATTCCCATGAGGAGTCGTTCGCCATCCAGGTTGACAGCCTGTCGCCGAGCCGCGAGATCGTGGTGAAGAGCCTGGGGCCGCAGTTCGCTGCTGTACCTGGCCTGTCTGGGGCAACCTTGCTCGGCGATGGCCGGGTGGTGCTGATTCTCGATCTGCTCGGTCAGCTACGGGGCCAGCAGCGGCGTCTGGCGCGTCTGCCGGGCGGTAATGATCGACAGCACCAGCTGTTCGGCCCGGCGCCGCGTCAGCGTTTGTTGATCATGGTGGTGGACGACTCGGTGACCGTGCGCAAGGTCACCAGCCGCTTGCTCGAGCGCCACGGCATGAGCGTGCTGACCGCCAAGGATGGCCTCGATGCCATGGCCCTGCTCGAAGAACATCGGCCAGATGTGTTGTTGCTGGACATCGAGATGCCGCGCATGGACGGCTTTGAAGTGGCCACGCGGATCCGCCGCGACCAGCGCCTGAAAGATCTGCCGATCATCATGATCACCTCGCGCAGCGGCCAGAAGCACCGCGACCGAGCCATGGCCATCGGCGTCAATGATTACCTTGGCAAGCCGTATCAGGAATCGGTGTTGCTGCAGAGCATCGCTCACTGGAGCCAATCGCATGCTTGAACATATTGCCGGTCAACGCAGCACCTTGACCGGGCTGTTGTTACCGCTGGGCGATCGCACCCTGGTGTTGCCCAATGTCGCGGTGGCCGAATTGATTGGCCAGCGCGCGCTGTCGTGCCAGATTGGCGAGCCGCGTTGGCACCTGGGCTGGATCGACTGGCGTCAGCAGCGCTTGCCGTTGATTGGCTTCGAGGCTGCCTGTGGTGCAGAGACGGTGTGTGGCGAGCGCGCGCGGATTGTCGTGCTCAATGCACTGGGCGATACCGGCCTGCGTTACTTGGCGTTGTTGCTGCAGGACATTCCACGCTCGTGCAAGCTCGACAGCCAGCTCAATTATGTCGATGTGCCGCTGAGCGAACTGGAGCTGGCGGCGGTGCAGGTGGCCGAGCAGGTGGCGCGGGTGCCGGATCTGGTGGGGCTGGAGCGCATGGTGCGTGACGCGGATCTGCAACCTGTTGCGGGTTAGGATAGGGCGTCAAACTTGAAGCCGCGTGGCCCTTTTCGCGGGCAAGCCCGCTCCCACAGGAACAGCGTTGGCTTGGGCTCCTCGCTCACCCTGTAAAGGATGTTGCGGATTGTCCCCGGGCTCCCCGCTTACCCTGTGGGAGCGGGCTTGCTCGCGAAAAGCACGACGCGGTGCTTGCCTTAAAACACACCAAATCAGGAACCTGCCCCGCCATCGGAGGTCTGTGTTTGCATGTATTACGGTGAACGCTTCAATGCCTGGACGCACCTGGTCGGTGCGGTACTGGCCTGCATAGGCGCTATCTGGCTGATCGTTGCGGCCGGGTTGCAGGGCGATCCCTGGAAGATCGTCAGTTTCTCCATCTACGGCGGCACCCTGTTGCTGCTCTACAGCATCTCGACCCTCTACCACAGCACTCGCGGGCGGGCGAAGGTGATCATGCGCAAGCTCGATCACTTGTCGATCTACCTGCTGATCGCCGGCAGCTATACCCCGTTCTGCCTGGTCAGCCTGCGCGGGCCTTGGGGCTGGAGCCTGTTCGGGGTGGTCTGGGGGCTGGCGGTGATCGGCATGCTCCAAGAGATCAAGCCACGCTCCGAAGCGCGGGTGCTGTCGATCATCATCTACGCGGTCATGGGCTGGATCGTGCTGGTGGCGGTCAAGCCCCTGCTGCACACCCTCGGCGGTGCTGGCTTTGCCTGGCTGGCAGCCGGTGGTGCGTTCTACACCATCGGCATCATCTTCTTCGCCTTCGACAGCCGCTTTCGCCATTGGCATGGCATCTGGCATCTGTTCGTCATCGCCGGCAGCTTGCTGCACTTCATCGCAGTGTTCTTCTACGTGCGTTAGGGCACGCGTTTAGAAGTCGCCCCATAGCTGCTGGGCCACCGACAGCGCCACCACCGGCGCGGTTTCGGTGCGCAGCACGCGTGGGCCGAGGCGGGCGGCGTGGCAGCCGGCGTTTTTGGCCTGCTCCACTTCGGCGTCGCTCAAACCACCCTCTGGGCCGATCAGGAAGGCCAGGCGCGCTGGGCGTGCATGGCTGGTCAGCGGCTCGGCTACCGGGTGCAAGACCAGCTTGAGGTCGGCCTCGGTTGCCTTGAGCCATTCAGCCAGGGTCAGCGGTGGATGGATCACGGGCAGGGTCGAGCGGCCGCATTGCTCGCACGCGCTGATCGCCACCTGGCGCCAGTGTGCCAGGCGCTTGTCGGCGCGTTCGTCCTTGAGGCGTACTTCGCAGCGTTCGCTGACGATCGGGGTGATTTCGTTGGCACCCAGTTCAGTGGCTTTCTGGATTGCCCAGTCCATCCGCTCGCCACGCGACAGGCCTTGGCCGAGGTGGATATGCAGCGGCGATTCGGCCTGGCCGGGGAGGGCCTGGTCGAGCGTGACGCGTACGCTCTTCTTGCCGACTTCAAGCAGCTGGCCGAGGTATTCCTGGCCGCTGCCGTCGAACAATTGCACGGCATCGCCAGGGGCCATGCGCAGTACGCGGCCGATGTAGTGGGCCTGGGCTTCGGGCAGGTCGTGCTGGCCAAGGCTCAAGGGGGCGTCGATGAAGAAGCGGGACAGTCTCATGGTTCAGCTCAGGGAGTAGGGGGCACAAAGTTCCCTGTAGGAGCGGGCTTGCCCGCGAACAAGACACTGCGGTGTCTGCCAAGGGCTTCGCCCTTGTTCGCGGGCAAGCCCGCTCCTACAGGGTTGGCGGCGATCTTGCGGGCTAGCCCGGATCGCGGAAGTCGGGATGGAAGTCTTTGGGCACTGCCACGCTGACGCTGTCGCGGGTGGCGATGTCGATCCCTTCGCTGGCCACCTCGGCGAGGAAGTCGATCTGTTCTGGGGTAATCACGTAAGGCGGCAGGAAATACACCACGCTGCCCAGCGGACGCAACAAGGCGCCACGGGTCAGGGCGTGCTCGAAGACCTTGAGGCCGCGGCGCTCCTGCCATGGGTAGGCGACTTTGCCGGCCTTGTCCTGGACCATCTCGATCGCCAAGGCCATACCGGTCTGGCGAATCTCGGCCACATGCGGATGATCGGCCAGGTGCGCGGTGGCACTGGCCATGCGCGCCGAGAGCGCCTTGTTGGCCTCGATCACGTTGTCCTGTTCGAAGATGTCCAGGGTCGCCAGCGCTGCGGCACAGGCCAACGGGTTGCCGGTATAGCTGTGCGAGTGGAGGAAGGCGCGCAGGGTTGGGTAATCGTCGTAGAAGGCCTGGTAAACGTCATCGGTGGTCAGGCAGGCGGCCAGCGGTAGATAACCGCCGGTCAGGGCCTTGGACAGGCACAGGAAGTCGGGGCGGATGCCGGCCTGTTCGCAGGCGAACATCGTGCCGGTACGGCCGAAGCCGACGGCGATTTCATCGTGGATCAGGTGGACACCATACCGATCACAGGCCTCGCGCAGCAGCTTGAGGTAGATCGGGTGGTACATGCGCATGCCACCAGCGCCCTGGATCAACGGCTCGACGATCACCGCGGCGACACTGGCGTGATGCTCGGCCAGGGTTTGCTCCATGGCGGCGAACATCGTCCGTGAATGCGCTTCCCAGCTCACCCCTTCGGGGCGCAGGTAGCAGTCGGGGCTGGGCACCTTGATGGTGTCCAGAAGCAACGCTTTATACGTTTCGGTGAACAGCGGCACGTCGCCCACCGACATCGCCGCGATGGTTTCCCCGTGGTAGCTGTTGCTCAGGGTGACGAAGCGCTTCTTGTCCGGCTGGCCCTTGTTCAGCCAGTAGTGAAAGCTCATCTTCAGCGCCACTTCGATGCACGATGAGCCGTTGTCGGCGTAGAACACCCGGTCCAGGCCATCTGGGGTCATGGCGACCAGACGCTCGGACAGCTCGATCACCGGCTGATGGCTGAAGCCTGCGAGGATCACATGCTCCAATTGGTCGACCTGATCCTTGATGCGCTGGTTGATACGCGGATTGGCGTGACCAAAGACATTGACCCACCAGGAGCTGACCGCGTCCAGGTAGCGCTTGCCCTCGAAGTCCTCCAGCCACACGCCTTCGCCGCGCTTGATCGGGATCAGCGGCAGCTGCTCGTGGTCTTTCATCTGGGTGCAGGGGTGCCACAGGACCTTGAGGTCACGTTGCATCCACTGATCGTTGAGGCCCATGGGCACTTCTCCTGGCGACGCGGCTTGGTTTGACCGCGTAAGCCTAAGCAAAGGTGCCGGGCATCACAACCGTGTTCAGGTTCAGTGCCGCAGGACGGGCCTCCAGCTTAGGGCTGGAATGTGCAGGGTGCTGGCCTGCTTGGTGGAGATGGTCAGCTTGCGAAAGGGCCCCAGCAGCAACTGGCGGGTAGGCGTGCTGGCGAATACCCCCGGAACGTATTCAGTGCCCGATTGGCCACTGAGGGTCAGCCAGTACAGCGGTGGTGCGTCGAGTAGATCGGTGCTGATGCCTAAGTAGTCGCATTCGATCAGGTCGTCTTCATCCAGCCATGGACAGTTGCTAACCACGTAGAAATCGAGCATGACGCAATCGATTTCCTTACCGAAGTCGATCTGCAGGTCGTTGTTTTCACCAATCACCAGTTCAGTGCCGGGATTGCCCTGGAAATCTTGGTAAAGCCCCGCGTATGAGGTGCAATTGGAGGTAATGCTCAAGCCACTGTTGCCCTGCCAGATGTCGTGGGGTTTGAAGTGATGAGGCTGCATGCGGGCAAAGTGCTGATGGCATTCCATGCGCGAGTTTCCATTGGGGCTTGGATGCTGCCACTTTCCACTGCAATCGCCGATTTTGGCTACTGACAAAAATGCCAGTTGCATAAACGACTTGTCGTCGCTCTGCTGGCAGGGTGCCCAAGGGTGACGTATTCTTAACGCATCATCCTGGGGCGTCCCTTCCCCCGATCTCATAAACCTATTTCAACCGGAGTTCGCCGACATGGCTGCTGCTTGGGTGCGCCTGTGCGCGTTGCTATTGATTGGTGTGTCCAGTGGCGCCGCAATCGCCAAGGACAAGACACCTACTGCGATCGTGGTAGGCGGCGGCCTGGCAGGCCTGACCGCAGCCTACGAACTGCAAAACAAGGGTTGGCAAGTGACTTTGCTCGAAGCCAAGTCGGGGATGGGCGGCCGCTCGGGGCTGGCCACTAGCGAATGGATCGGCAACGGCAAGGCGCAGCCAGTCCTCAACCAGTATGTCGACCGTTTCAAGCTGGAAACACTGCCAGCGCCGGAGTTCGTGCGAACGCCGGGTTACCTGATCGACGGCGAGTACTTCAACGCCACAGACCTGGCCACCAAGCAACCTGCCACCGCAGAGGCGCTCAAGCGTTACGAAAAGACCCTCGACGACCTGGCCCGCTCGATCGACGATCCGCTGAACCCGCAGGCTAACAGCACGCTGTTCGCCCTCGACCAGATCAACGTGTCGACCTGGCTCGACAAGCTGCAACTGCCAACCACAGCTCGGCAGCTGATCAACCAGCAGATCCGTACCCGCTATGACGAGCCATCGCGGCTGTCGTTGCTGTATTTCGCCCAGCAGACCCGCGTCTACCGCGGTGTCAGCGACCGCGACCTGCGTGCCGCACGCCTGCCAGGCGGTAGCCCAGTGCTGGCCCAGGCCTTCGTCAAACAACTCAAGACCATCAAGACCAGTTCGCCGGTGACGTCCATCGTCCAGGACAAGGACGGCGTTACCGTCAAGGTCGGTAGCGTCGGCTATCAGGCGGACTACCTGGTGCTGGCGGTGCCGCTGCGGGCGCTGGCCAAGATCCAGATGACTCCAGGCCTGGACAGCAAGCACCTGGCCGCCCTCAAGGGCACCAACTACGGCTGGCGCGACCAGCTGATGCTCAAGTTCAAGACGCCGGTGTGGGAAAGCCGTGCGCGGATGTCTGGCGAGATCTTCAGCAACGCAGGCCTCGGCATGCTGTGGATCGAGCCTGCACTCAAGGGGGGGGCCAACGTGGTGATCAACCTGTCTGGCGATAACGCCCGCCTGTTGCAGGCGTTTGGCGACAAGCAGATGGTCGATCAGGTGCTGATTCGCCTTCACGCGTTCTATCCACAAGCCCGTGGCGCCTTCACGGGCTATGAAGTCAAACGCTACAGCACCGATGCTGGCACCGGTGGCGCTTACCTGGCCTATGGCCCAGGGCAGATCAGCAAGTACTGGCGCCTGTGGGAGCGTCCGGTGCAGCGCGTAGCGTTTGCGGGTGAACACACCGACGCTTTGTACCCAGGCACGCTGGAAGGCGCTCTGCGCAGCGGTCAGCGCGCTGCCGGGCAGGTCCAGGACTTGCTCGCCGGCAAGTCGTTCGACCCAGCCAAGGCCGTGCCGATTGCCGCTGCAGCGACAGCCGGTGCGGTGGCGGCGAAGGAGAAGGGCGGGTTCTTCTCGAACCTGTTCGGCGGTTCTTCCGATAAATCCGACAAGGCACCCGCCAAGGCCGAGCCGGTGACCGCAAAGGAGGCTGAAGGGGGTAAACCGGGCTTCTTCTCGCGCCTGTTCGGTGGCAGTGCCAAGCCTGAAGTGAAGGCTGCGCCAATTGCCAAGGCTGAGGAAGTTGCGCCGGTTTCTGCCCCTGCGCCTGCTCCCGTTGCGCCAACGCCTGTGGCCAAGGAACAGCCCGTCAAACCGGCTGCCAAAGCTGCGCCTGCCAAGTATGCTCCGACGCACAAACCGGCGGCGAAGACTGAGCCGGCGAAGAAGGCCGCCAGCAAGCCTGCGCCAGTGAAGAAGGCGACGGCCAAGTCTGAACCGGCGAAAAAGCCGCTGGCCAATACTCAGGCCAAGGCTGGCTGATTCACACTCGGGGCTGCGTTGCAGCCCATCGCGGGGCAAGCCCGCTCCTACAGGTTCGGCACATACCTTTGTAGGAGCGGGCTTGCCCGCGATGGGACCCACGATTGCGCCTCACCCCTCCCCGACGAATTTCCGCTATGGTTAATGTTTCCTTAATAGCCAATGCACACAATACATATCGGAAAACTCGATCATCCGAGTCAGATTTTTCCGCTTTTATTCGATACGTTACGCGATAGTCTGTGCACAGCTTTCACGGGGAAATACGCCAACATGCAAGTTCGTAACTCACCTTCTCGCTATGGCCTGGTCAGCATCGTCATGCACTGGGGTGTGGCCTTGGCAGTCTTCGGTCTGTTTGGCTTGGGCTTGTGGATGGTCGGTCTGGACTACTACAGCCCGTGGCGCAAATCTGGCCCTGATCTGCACAAAAGCATCGGCCTGGTGCTGTTGGCGGTGATGCTGCTGCGTGTGCTCTGGCGCTTCATCAGCCCGCCGCCACCGGCGCCGGCCAACCATGGGGCATTCACCCGCATGGCCGCCAAGCTGGGGCATCTGGCGCTTTACCTGGGGCTGTTCGCGGTGATGATCGCCGGTTACCTGATCTCTACCGCCGATGGCGTCGGCATTCCGGTGTTTGGCCTGTTCGAAGTGCCAGCGCTGGTCAGTAACCTGCCCGACCAGGCAGATACCGCTGGCGAGATCCATTTTTACCTGGCCTGGGGCCTGGTGATTTTCGCCGGCTTGCATGGTCTTGCAGCACTGAAACACCATTTCATCGACCGTGACGCGACCCTGATCCGCATGCTGGGCCGCAAAGCTTGACTCTCAACCTCAATTGCAAGGAATAGAAAGGATGTTGAAAAAGACTTTTGCCGCTCTGGCGCTCGGTACCGCTCTGCTCTCTGCTGGCCAGGTCATGGCTGCCGAGTACAAGATCGATAAAGAAGGCCAGCACGCGTTCGTTGACTGGAAAATCAGCCACCTGGGCTACAGCTTCATTCACGGTACCTTCAAGGACTTCGATGGCAACTTCACTTGGGACAGCGCCAAGCCTGAAGCCAGCAAGATCAGCGTCGATCTGAAAACCGCCAGCCTGTGGTCCAACCACGCTGAGCGTGACAAGCACATCGCCAGCGCTGACTTCCTCGACGTGAAGAAGTACCCAGAAGCCAAGTTCGTCTCCACCGCGGTCAAATCGACCGGCGACAAGACTGCCGACGTGACCGGTGATCTGACCCTGCACGGCGTGACCAAGCCTGTTACCTTCAAGGCTGTGTTCAACGGTGAAGGCAAGGATCCATGGGGCGGCGAGCGCGCTGGCTTCAACGCCAAGACCACGCTGAACCTGAACGACTTCGGCATCAAGGGCCCAGGCCCAACTTCGCAAACCCTCGACCTGGACATCAGCGTCGAAGGCGTCAAGCAGAAGTAATACGCTGCTCCAGACATGAAAAAGCCGCCCCATTGGGCGGCTTTTTCATGTCTGCGTGATCCGAATCAGCGATTGCGGGTCAGCAGGGCCGGGCGCTCGCCACGCGGGCGGCTCGGCAGATCGTCCAGTTGCTCAGGCGTTGGGTAACGGTCGAGCTTGGATTCCTTGCGGATGATCACGGGCTGGCTTTGCGATTCACGCGGATTGCGTACCGCTGGCTCCTGACGCGAAGCCTCGTCGCGGCCCGCCGAGCGGTTGCGACCTGGGTTGCCATCACGGCGACCACCGCCATTGTTGCTGTTGTTGCGCGGACGTTTCTCGCCCGAACCCTGGCGTGGCTGGCCGCCGTTATTGCTGCGGCCCTGGTTTTGCCCGCCAGCGCCTGCGCCGCGTTGGCCGCTGCCCTGCGCCTGACCCTGGCCAGCAGCGCCACCTGGGCGACGGTTGCGGCCTTGGTTCTTGGCGTTCTGGTAGGGGCTGACGTAGTCGGCGCGGTTGCCGAAGTTATCCACTTCGTCGTCCAGGAACTCGTCGGGTGCGCGGTTGGCCGGCGCTGGCGGAACACGGCTTTCACCCTGGCCAGCCTGCTGCTGACGCGGCTTGCCATCACGCGACTTGCGCGGCTGCTGTTGCTGCTTGTCGGCGGATTTGCTCTTTTCGGCCGACTTCTCAGCTGCCTGGGGCTTGGCCTTGCCTTTATCCTTGCCCTTGTCTTTGCGCCCGCCATTGCTGTCTTTGCCAGCTTCGCCGCGCGACTGGTTACGACCGCCGCGACCGGTGTTTTGCGGGCGCTCGCGCACCTCTGGCTTTTCGGCTTCAACCTGGCTGGCATCAAAGCCCATCAGATCGCCATCCGGGATCTTCTGACGGGTGACGCGCTCGATGCTCTTGAGCAGTTTCTCTTCGTCTGGCGCGACCAGCGAGATGGCTTCACCGGAGCGCCCGGCACGGCCAGTACGGCCAATGCGGTGAACGTAGTCTTCCTCGACATTGGGTAGCTCGAAGTTGACCACGTGCGGCAGCTGGTCGATATCCAGGCCACGGGCAGCAATGTCGGTGGCAACCAGGATACGTACGGTGTTGGCCTTGAAGTCGGCCAGGGCCTTGGTGCGAGCGTTCTGGCTCTTGTTACCGTGGATCGCGGCGGCAGGCAGGCCGTGCTTTTCCAGGTACTCGGCCAGGCGGTTGGCGCCGTGCTTGGTACGGGTGAACACCAGCACCTGTTCCCAGGCGCCGAGGGTGATCAGGTGCGCCAGCAGGGCACGCTTGTGGCTGGCCGGCAGGCGATAGACGCGTTGCTCGATCCGTTCGACCGTGGTGTTCGGCGGCGTGACCTCGATGCGCTCGGGGTTGTGCAGCAGCTTGTCGGCAAGGTCGGTGATGTCTTTGGAGAAGGTCGCCGAAAACAGCAAGTTCTGGCGCTTGGCTGGCAAGCGCGCCAAGACCTTCTTGACGTCATGGATGAAGCCCATGTCGAGCATGCGGTCGGCTTCATCGAGTACCAGGATCTCGACATGGGACAAGTCGACCTTGCCCTGGCCAGCCAGGTCCAGCAGGCGACCGGGGCAGGCGACCAGGACGTCGACGCCCTTGGCCATGGCCTGAATTTGCGGGTTCATGCCGACGCCGCCGAAGATGCAGGCGCTGACCAGGCTGAGGTCGCGGGCATACACCTTGAAACTGTCGTGGACCTGAGCCGCCAGTTCGCGGGTCGGGGTCAGGACCAGTACCCGCGGTTGACGCGGGCCGTGGCGCTGGGACTTGTCGGGGTGGCCACCCGGGAACAGGCGCTCAAGAATCGGTAGGGCGAAACCGCCGGTCTTACCGGTACCAGTCTGGGCGGCAACCATCAGGTCGCGGCCTTGCAACACGGCGGGAATGGCCCGCTGTTGCACCGGGGTGGGCTGGGTATAGCCCGCTGCCTCGATAGCGCGGACAAGAGCCTCGGAGAGACCGAGGGAAGCAAAGGACATGGGCAATCCTGTTCTCGTGGGGGCTAGGCCCTATGGGGTGATCTGCCTGGCGCGACGGGCATCTGAGGGATGCGATCGCGTCCGGTCCAGCTGGGCGTTCACTGCGCATCCGGGAGGCGGCGGGCGTGCATTTGAGGTGCATGGCCGACGGTCGAGATGCCTACTGCGAGGCCGAGCGTCCGGGCGTGAGCCGGGCGGGAAGGCCCGAGTATAACAGAGCTATCGCAGCGTGCCGCGTTCCTGCTGCTCAATGGCGTCATCAAACCGCTCGGCGTCGCCCGCATAGCGCGCGCTAATGGCGGCGTAGGCGGGCTCGCGCTTGAACTGGCGTAGTTCGTCGGCGAACGCTTGAGCGAGTTTCTGCCGTCCAGGCTTCTGCGCAAGCCCCAGATACTGCGCGTGACGGCTGATCAGCAACGGCTGCTCCTCGACCTGCTGCAGCAACCCCAATTGATGGCGCAGGAAGCGGCCGACCTGGCGATCGGTCACCAGCGCATCGATGCGCCCTAGCATCAGCTTGCCGAAGTTGGCTTCATGGGTGGGCGCGGCCTCGCGCTTGAACAGCGCAGACTCGTTGAAATGCGCGCCGTAGGCATAACCGGGTGAGGTGCCAATGGTCAGGCCGGCAAGGTCGTGCAGGTGTGTGATCAGCGGACGCTGGACACGTTTGCGAAACACCACGAATTCAACATTCGATAGCGGTTCGTCTGGGTAGATCATGTAGGTTTTACGCGTGTCGATCTGGAAGATGTCGAGCACACCGTCGACCTGGCCCTGTTCGACCATCGCCAGGCAGCGCTTCCAGGGCAGGAACTGCCAGTCGACCTCAATGCCCAGGCGCTTGAACACTTCCCGTGAGACTTCGTAGTCGATGCCTTTCGGTTGGCCGTTTTCCTGATAGATGTAGGGCGCCCAGTCATCGGATACCAGGCGCAGGCGCTCGGCCTGAGCCAATGAACTCAGGCAAACAAGCAGCAGAAGGCCAAGAAGGCGGGCGAGGTCTGGCATGGCCGCAGAGTACGCGCTAAGTGAAAACGTGACCAGTGCAGCCTGGCCACGTTGAGGGCCGGGTCAGGCTCGCGAATCCTTGAGCAGATGGCGCTCGACTTCTTTGTGCCGGCGACCCAGTGACAAGCGCAAGCCAGGCTGGCGCAGGCATTGGCGCAATTGCTCTGCCTCCATTCGACCATGGCGCTCGTGCAGGTTCTCCAGGGCCTTGTCCCACCACGCCGGGGCGCAGGCTCGGTCGAACTCATTGGCATAGGCGTAGCAGCCATACAGCAATTCGCGGGCGAACTGGCGCTGATGGCTGGGCAGGGTCAGGCTCATGGCCTTGTAGCCCAGCCGGTGCAGGGCCGGAGGTCGGGGCAGTTGATCGTTGACCAGGTACACGTCGGCCAGCGCCGCTTCACTGAGCGGGTCGTCACCGTGCTTGTGCAGCCAGGCCTGGATCTTCGCCCGGAACTGCGCCTTGCGGCTCCAGTAGTGATGGATCACGTCGGTACATTCGGCGAGTTCAAGGGTGCGATAGGCGGCGACCGCCAGGCAGAACTCTTCCAAAGTGTAGG comes from the Pseudomonas urmiensis genome and includes:
- a CDS encoding cytochrome b → MQVRNSPSRYGLVSIVMHWGVALAVFGLFGLGLWMVGLDYYSPWRKSGPDLHKSIGLVLLAVMLLRVLWRFISPPPPAPANHGAFTRMAAKLGHLALYLGLFAVMIAGYLISTADGVGIPVFGLFEVPALVSNLPDQADTAGEIHFYLAWGLVIFAGLHGLAALKHHFIDRDATLIRMLGRKA
- a CDS encoding adenosylmethionine--8-amino-7-oxononanoate transaminase, encoding MGLNDQWMQRDLKVLWHPCTQMKDHEQLPLIPIKRGEGVWLEDFEGKRYLDAVSSWWVNVFGHANPRINQRIKDQVDQLEHVILAGFSHQPVIELSERLVAMTPDGLDRVFYADNGSSCIEVALKMSFHYWLNKGQPDKKRFVTLSNSYHGETIAAMSVGDVPLFTETYKALLLDTIKVPSPDCYLRPEGVSWEAHSRTMFAAMEQTLAEHHASVAAVIVEPLIQGAGGMRMYHPIYLKLLREACDRYGVHLIHDEIAVGFGRTGTMFACEQAGIRPDFLCLSKALTGGYLPLAACLTTDDVYQAFYDDYPTLRAFLHSHSYTGNPLACAAALATLDIFEQDNVIEANKALSARMASATAHLADHPHVAEIRQTGMALAIEMVQDKAGKVAYPWQERRGLKVFEHALTRGALLRPLGSVVYFLPPYVITPEQIDFLAEVASEGIDIATRDSVSVAVPKDFHPDFRDPG
- the trhA gene encoding PAQR family membrane homeostasis protein TrhA, whose product is MYYGERFNAWTHLVGAVLACIGAIWLIVAAGLQGDPWKIVSFSIYGGTLLLLYSISTLYHSTRGRAKVIMRKLDHLSIYLLIAGSYTPFCLVSLRGPWGWSLFGVVWGLAVIGMLQEIKPRSEARVLSIIIYAVMGWIVLVAVKPLLHTLGGAGFAWLAAGGAFYTIGIIFFAFDSRFRHWHGIWHLFVIAGSLLHFIAVFFYVR
- a CDS encoding 16S rRNA (uracil(1498)-N(3))-methyltransferase; the protein is MRLSRFFIDAPLSLGQHDLPEAQAHYIGRVLRMAPGDAVQLFDGSGQEYLGQLLEVGKKSVRVTLDQALPGQAESPLHIHLGQGLSRGERMDWAIQKATELGANEITPIVSERCEVRLKDERADKRLAHWRQVAISACEQCGRSTLPVIHPPLTLAEWLKATEADLKLVLHPVAEPLTSHARPARLAFLIGPEGGLSDAEVEQAKNAGCHAARLGPRVLRTETAPVVALSVAQQLWGDF
- a CDS encoding flavin monoamine oxidase family protein, whose translation is MAAAWVRLCALLLIGVSSGAAIAKDKTPTAIVVGGGLAGLTAAYELQNKGWQVTLLEAKSGMGGRSGLATSEWIGNGKAQPVLNQYVDRFKLETLPAPEFVRTPGYLIDGEYFNATDLATKQPATAEALKRYEKTLDDLARSIDDPLNPQANSTLFALDQINVSTWLDKLQLPTTARQLINQQIRTRYDEPSRLSLLYFAQQTRVYRGVSDRDLRAARLPGGSPVLAQAFVKQLKTIKTSSPVTSIVQDKDGVTVKVGSVGYQADYLVLAVPLRALAKIQMTPGLDSKHLAALKGTNYGWRDQLMLKFKTPVWESRARMSGEIFSNAGLGMLWIEPALKGGANVVINLSGDNARLLQAFGDKQMVDQVLIRLHAFYPQARGAFTGYEVKRYSTDAGTGGAYLAYGPGQISKYWRLWERPVQRVAFAGEHTDALYPGTLEGALRSGQRAAGQVQDLLAGKSFDPAKAVPIAAAATAGAVAAKEKGGFFSNLFGGSSDKSDKAPAKAEPVTAKEAEGGKPGFFSRLFGGSAKPEVKAAPIAKAEEVAPVSAPAPAPVAPTPVAKEQPVKPAAKAAPAKYAPTHKPAAKTEPAKKAASKPAPVKKATAKSEPAKKPLANTQAKAG